The sequence TCCTTCAGCCTCTCCTGCCTGTTGCACGTATTCATCATCTTGGGACAAGTGCTTGCTCTCCCTCCGGCTTGCCACTAGATGGCTCTTACCCACCGATGGTTGCTCATGACAGGCCTTTACTATGAACAATCTTACCACTTCTGCCACCTAAAGCTGCTGTCTCATGACTTCGTGTTCTTGCTGCAATTAGATCAGTCGCATttctgcattcattcattcattcattcattcattcagttacTTGGtttttgagggtttctctgtaggcctgactgtcctggaatttgttctgtagaccaggctggtgtcagaggtctacctgcctcctcctcctagtgctgggatcaaaggtgtgagccaccactgctcagctctaGGTAGGCTGGCATTTAACTCTTGGTCCCCTGCCCTCCTCTTCACTGCTGGGGAGGTGGATGTCCCCACACCTGCCACAGTTCGCACTTAGTAACTTTTGTctttgtgaagccctggctggcctagaacttgttatgtagaacAGATTGAGCTGGAACTCggaaatctacctgtctctacctcctaagtactgggattaaaggcatgtgtcacccaTGTCTGGCTCAtggttgcatttatttatatttttatgaatttttttggattttttttatctcatatgtatgaatattttgtctgcatgcatgtatgtatgtgcaccatgtgtgtctgGTTTGCTGTTGAGGGCAAAATAGGCTGTCAGATtgcctagaactggagtttcagcTGGATGTGTGCCACTATGTAGATGTGGGAAATCAAActggttttctgcaagagcaacaagtgccctaaACCACTGAACAATCCTTCCAGGCCCCACGGCTACATTTATTGACTGTCCTGCGAGGCAGTAGTACTGGGAATTGTAGCTCTTTGACTGGAAGAGCCTGCACAGTTCTCCCAGTAAGCAGCCTGTGCTGAacaagggagatggagagagtaGGTAACAGCAGTGGTGGAAGTGGAAGGTGAAAGTAGCCAACCAGGTGTAGCCTACTAAAGTGTGCACTGGCACAATGTGGAGTCACCCACAACAAAGTTCTATATCACCAAACTGAAGTTAAGTGATCTCTttaggctggggagagggctcagcaggggAAAAAGCAAGACTGATGATCTGattttgatctctggaacccacataataGCTGGACAAGGTAGTGGGCATCTAAAATTCCAGCACTCTTattggggaaatgggaggtgagaCAGAAGAATCTTCTTGGAAAGTtaagggccagctagcctggagtacacagTATGGTAGAAACAGCAAGAAAGATACTGCCTCAACAcactgaaggagagaactgactctttgtcctctgacctccacacatgcctgtgcacacgcacacacgcacgctcacacacTCAACTTAAAAGCcaaggtggtgatggtgcacgcctttaatctcacactcgggaggcagaggcaggtggttctctgtgagttccaggccagcctggtctacagagtgagttccaggccagccagggctacatagaaactctgtctcaaaaaaacaacgaAAAAGCAAAAAGCTGAGTGGGGCACATCAGGTAGCTCATAACtccctgtgaccccagctctAGAGGACCTTAATGCCTCTGACCTGCTGATACCCCCAGCACATATCACTCCCCCATACAGATGCGCATACACTATTGTTTAAGTttcttgtgtgtatctgtgctttgtctgcatatatgtttgtgtgccatgtgcatgctggtgCCTACACAGGCTAGAAAAGGGTAGTAGATCCTCTGGAACCtaagttacagagagttgtaagTCATCATATAGGTGGTGGGAACCGAACCTAGGTTTTTtttggaagagctgccagtgcttttaactatagccccatctcttcatcccccaTGGTTTTGGGCTACTTATTTTGACTTACAGAATGAAATTATCAGAGCTGGACCAGGCTTTGAGGtgcagcgctcaggaggcaggggctgggagcattgcctggtctatatagtgagttccaggacagaatgaccctgtctcaaaaacaaaacagagcccggcggtggtggcgcacgcctttaattccagcacttgggaggcagagtcaggtggatctccgtgagttcaagaccagcctggtctacaagagctagttccaggacaggctccaaaaccacagagaaaccctgtctcgaaaaaacaaaacaaaaaacaaaaaaccaaaacaaaacatctagGCTGTGGTTCAGCatggtgggtttttgttgttggttttgtttaaaaaaaaaaaaaaggatttttttctcacatatcCTTGGTCATCCTGGAATCCaactatgtaaactaggctggcctcaaactcagagatccgaatgcctctgcctcctgagtgcctgtaTCACAGGGCTGTGCCACCATGTGTCATGGCTCACTCTCAtcatttcagcacttgggaggtgaaggcaagagggTTAGGAACTGAAGGCCACCCCGGGTTACataagaccccgtctcaaaaacacaGTGTCCACTATGATCTCCAGTGACACCAGGGCAGGAGTAAGCTCCTGGACCAACTCACCCTGCCAGGATCTCGTGGTCTGACACCTTTACACTGGATATGCCATCTCTGGCTTCATCTAGCGTCTGCACTGGCTCAGGCTTCCGAGAACGGCAGTCCCAGCATCGGATACTGGAATCGATAGAACCTATAAAGCCAACATAAAGGTGAGGTCAGGTTTGAGCCTCTGGGCAGCAACTGGTTTCTTGCTGTCTAGGCCCTAGACTCACCAGACAGGATGACTGTGGCCTCTTCGTTAAACTGAACGGTGTTCACCTTCTGGGAAACAGGAATTACTACTTTAGAGGAGGGGTGTTTGGAAGATTGGGATAAAGGGGAGACTCCAGGTGCACGTTAGATCAAGGACACACGCTATTGGTAGGAAGGGTGAAAAGACCTTGGGGAAACTGCATGGATGTAGGTGATGGGCACACGGGGAAGACTGTCATGGAAGGATCTTCCTCGGAACCACCTAGGCGCTAATATGGATCTCCACAACGCACACGTTAATGAGGGTCTTCTGGCTTGTACTCACTCCAGCGTGACCCCGAAATTTGCGCACGACCTGCCCAGTTGCCACATCCCACAGCACCACCGTCTTGTCTCCACCACCAGAGCAGAGATGGCTGTTGTCAaaggaactggtgggcaggaaagGGAAGGTCAATATCCACTTAGGATCCTAGCCTCTGCACTCCTTATCCCAGTCTGGCCCCGGACTCACCCGGCTGCATCCAGCACTTCGTAGCCATGGCCACTGTACGTCCGCAGCAGCGTCCCACGCAGCGGGTTCCACAGCTTTAGGGTTTTATCGCTGCCACACGTCAGGCAGTAGTTGCCATCCactgaggagcagcaggagggggTTACGGGACCTCCGGGCCTCAGGAGGCGGGAGGCCCAGGATGAAGGCGAGGACGCTTACCATTAAATCGCACGGCTCGCACCGCGCCCTGGCCACAGTCCAGGGTCTTCAACCGTTTCTGCGGCAGCTCCGGGGCCCGTGGCTTTGGTTCAGGAAAAGCCATATTTCAAACGCATTAGACTGTTACCCGCATTGCTGGTGTCTGTATTGAGACTGCCTTGCTTCCAGGCTTTCAAAAGCCCTTGGTCGGGTGTAACCTTATTATTGTCCCCCAGgatctatttcctgcctggcactTCCGTGTTCAGATTTTCATCGCGTTAATGACAGTGTTGGGAATACTGAAGATTCCTTTCAGTTTTTTCCATACTGCCTACTTTTCAGGAACGATTCTGGCCTTTTCTTATTCTCCATTCTCTGGCTGAGAGCTGCCCTGGGCCTGGGAGCAGAAGCGCTAGGCTACTGGTGTTACTCTAAAAGCAACCCTTCATTCTCACACCGGAAGCTGCTGGTCTAGCAGTGAAAGAGGCACGGCGTGGTCTTCAGTTCGCAATGTCCACCAACAATATGTCCGACCCACGGAGACCCAACAAAGTGCTGAGGTGAGCAGTCCAGCAAGTCATGGCAAGGCATCTCTGGTTGTGGCCGTGGGTCCAGGCCAAGTTGTCAGCCCTGGTGGGACTTGATCGCTCCTGACCCTTGAACATGTCGCAGGTATAAGCCTCCGCCGAGCGAGTGCAACCCAGCTTTGGACGACCCGACGCCGGACTACATGAATCTCCTCGGCATGATCTTTAGCATGTGCGGCCTCATGCTTAAGGTGGGCGGGGTTGAATTTCCCTGGGTGTCGCTCCTCCAGAGAATGAGGCCTGGGGGTGGGTTCAGAAAGAGGCGAGTCCTCTTGGCGGGTGCTAGAGGAGGGGATGGGGGCTGTGGTCTGCGGTGAGCGGAGCTTTGGTGACGCCTCCAATAAAGGGGAAGTTGGGATTGAGTACGTAACTGAGCGGGTTTGAGGGTGGGCTTTAGTTTGAGGCAATTTGCAGAGGACTATGGAAAAAGGGCAGGGTCCTTAGCATGTGGGAATGTGGTGGGGTCAgagatacaacacacacacacacacacacacacacacacacacacacNNNNNNNNNNNNNNNNNNNNNNNNNNNNNNNNNNNNNNNNNNNNNNNNNNNNNNNNNNNNNNNNNNNNNNNNNNNNNNNNNNNNNNNNNNNNNNNNNNNNcacacacacacacacacacacacacacacacacacacacacacacaccagggtcaGCAAGCAGCTCTGAAAGGTAGGTATTGAGGTACTTCCTGGGGACAAGGTCCAAGCTGCAGGTGGCTCCTACTTTCTGAGAATCTGGGTTGTGGGGGCTTCTTGACATACTTCTCATTGATCAATGTTCCCACCCACCTTTCTTCAGCTGAAGTGGTGTGCTTGGGTTGCCGTCTACTGTTCCTTTATCAGCTTTGCCAACTCCCGGAGCTCGGAGGACACCAAACAGATGATGAGTAGCTTCATGTAAGGACCCTGAGCGACGGGATGGGGTACCATGCCTGCTCTGGAGCTGACACCTCTTTTCTGTCTCAGGCTCTCAATCTCTGCTGTGGTGATGTCCTATCTGCAGAATCCTCAGCCCATGACGCCCCCGTGGTGATGTCACCTGCAGGGCTTGGATCCTGGACTCCTGCCCACCTTCTGGCCTAGCCTTTGGCTGTTTCCATCCTACCCTTAGCAGCTGTTTTCAACTTGCCTGAGTGTTGTCTCTGGTCTCCCAGCGTAATGGAGGGAAGTTAGCCCTTTCTTTGGGTCCTGCTTTTGCTTTGACAAAGGGGTAACCCACAGACTTCCCTTTTACCATCCCTTCCCTGGCCACTGTTATGGGAAACCCTGTTCATGTTTCTAAAAGTATTCACTTGTTTTCTTGTTGAAACCGGTTGATATAAAATTTTCCACTCTGGCTGACTTGTATTACTTCTCTTTTGTTCCTGGGGTGCTCTGCCCAGCGAAgactgtcctgtgtgtgtgtctcccctcctcctgagattttttaaatgagttaacaTTCATATTTCACAAGTCTCATGTCTTAGGCATCAGGGGCAAGACAGTTACTTCCACATTTGGGTGACTGTTGGCCCTACCTAACTaatcttggttttggttttcttttttgtttggttatttatttatttatcgacTTGCTTATTTTGAGGTGCTGGACATGAACTTCATGGTGTTATACATCCTACACAGGTTCAGTACTCCAGAGCTGTATTTGTGtgttctgtatagccctggcagACCTGGTAATCATGTATCTTGGGATGGCAATATCCCGTCCCAGCCTTCAAGCATGCTAAGATTACAGCTATATACCAACACACCAAACTCTGGCCTGGGCTTTTCTTTATTAGAGCAACAGAATAATGAACAGACTGTAGGGGTTGGAAAGGGTACGAAAGACTCAGGGTTCTCCCTCCCCTCCAAGGCGCTTTCCAGCTGTTGAGCTGTTCAGACCCGGCTGAGTGCCTCATCTCTGACATCTCTGATATTTCGGTGGCGGTTTGTCCCAAGCCCCACAAGGCAGACCAGAACTGTTTTCGACCCCAGCTTCTAGGACCTCAGCCCTGAAGAGAGTGTGGTACCCTAGAATCCCTTCTACACTTTCCACCCCTTAGGAAACACTGACGTCCACTGGAACGTTGAATCCTTTGCCCACACTCATACAAAAGCGTGGCAAAGCCTTACAGCTAAGGTCTGCTGCCAAAAGAGCCCTGGGTGtaatgggggtggggacagactCAGTACTTCCCTAGCAACTACCCAAGTCCACAGTCACAGTGCGTAGACGGCCTAGGCTCTGCCCCCTTCCGCGCTGATTGGCTAGTTTGGTTTCTGGGGGCGGAGCATTCGCGGGGACTTGGCTGGGTTAGGGAAGCCCGCGGAAGCGGCCTCTCCGGAACCATGGGCACTCCACGGCTGGTCTCTGGTGTCTGTGATGGTGGTGGGAGTGTTGGTTGGGTCTGGATGAACTCCTGCACTCTAGGTTCGCCTGTCTTgcatatttctttaatattttggcTGTTACTGGCCTCACCTGGTGCTTGGGCCGCGGGCTACGAGGTGAGCTGGGGTCCGAGGGAGGAAATGTCTTTGGTCTGGAGCTGAACCCGAGGTGTGGGTGACAATGATTTATATAGTAACTGCTGCTGATCTGGTGGTGTGATCTAAGTGCGTGCATTGGGTTTCTGAAAAGGTCTGGCGTGCGCCTGACAACAGGGCTGCTCAAGACTGTATCCACCTCCCCGCTTGGACTTTGTGTGCACTTAACTGTGATTGGTTGGGCTAAGGATGAGCGCTTCTTGACGACAGGACTCTAAGCTGAACGGGTTGTGCTTTCTATGGTTCCACTTGCATGAATTCGCTGTTGGGTGACAGTGCATTTCCCAGATCCCCATTTGGCGCGGCTCTGTTGAAAAGCCAGCCTTGCAGATCTGACCACATCACGTGGAAGGGCTCCCCATCTTCACTTCCAGAGTAAGAGTATGTGAGCTGGGCTGCTCATCCCTAGTCATCTCCCTTCAGGTTGCCTGGAGTCCCAGTTTGGCTCCTCAGCTTCTTGACTCCTTCCTTGTGCAAGTCACCTCTCTACACCATGCCTCACTGAACAACTAGAGCTAATATTGCGCCACAACATAGGCCGCTTGCCTGCTGTCTGTGAATACCTAGCTAACTCCAGCTACTATTAAAGTTGTTACTCTAGAGGAGGAAATCTGCTCTATGGGGTTTGTACAAACTGGGACTTGTGTCTATGAGCACAATACTTGGTGTGTCCTACTTGAGACAGCCTGGGACAGATGAtgatagcttttgtttgtttgtttgtttttttcaaaacagggtttctctgtagctttggattctgtcctggtagcacttgtagaccaggctggcctcgaactcaccgagatccgctggccttccagtgctgggattaaaggcatgtgcccccaccaCCTAACTGAGTGTTTGACCTCTCTGTCACTTCAGAGTCAAGACTTGTGTTTTACCACCTCCTTGCCTATTTTGTGACGGTAGAGGCCAAGCCTATAGTCTTGGACATGCTAGGCAAAGATTCTACTTCAGAGTCCCCAACCTGCCGGTCTCTCAACTCACAGCAAATGTGTCTGTTTTGGCGTCTCTGTGCAGACATGTCCCCCAGTGAAGCCGGGCATGCTCAACGTGCACCTGTTGCCTCATACACATGATGACGTAGGCTGGCTGAAGACAGTGGACCAGTACTATTATGGCAGTGagtagagagtgtgtgtgtgggggtgcccGCTAACTTTTTCAGGGACGTGAACATTGGGATGAGAACACTGAGTCATCTGGACTCTTGTATCAAGACATGTCTCCTAGTGGTCTCTCACTGCCTGACCTTTACGTCCACAGTCCTAAATGATATTCAGCACGCATCTGTTCAGTACATCCTAGACTCGGTAATCTCCTCTCTTCTGGAGGATCCCACCCGTCGCTTCATCTACGTGGAGATGGCTTTCTTTTCCCGTTGGTGGAAGGAGCAGACAAATGAAACAAAGGACACCGTACGGGAACTGGTGCACCAGGGTGAGCCTGCCCAAAGGAGTGGAGGAGGAAGCCCAACCCAGCTTGATTTcagagattatttatttatttattactattatctaTTGGGACAGTATCTTATTACATAGCCcttcctgacctggaacttgatacgtacagcaggctggccttgaacttgtggaaatcctcctgcttccctagTGGAATTTGTATCAATCATTGTGTGTACACACTGTATCTATAGTTCTACCTGCTTGGAATCCCCCTTCATGTGAAGACTTGTGTCCTGCAAGGCCCTGCCTCCAGTGGCTTCCCGGGAAGCCTGTCATGCAGATCTAAGCATACTGGCTTGGAAACTCCCCTCCTCTCCAGCTTCAGTAACAGTACAGTCAGTTTTCCCAGCGTTGTTCATGATAGCCCTGCTCCTAACACACACCCTTCTCCCCTTGTGCCCCTTGCACAGGGCGCCTGGAGTTTGTCAATGGTGGCTGGGTGATGAATGATGAGGCCGCTACCCACTATGGTGCTATTGTGGACCAGATGACACTTGGGCTGCGCTTCCTGCAAGATACATTCGGTGGCAGTGGGCGACCCCGTGTAGCCTGGCATATTGACCCTTTTGGCCACTCTCGAGAACAGGCCTCTCTGTTTGCCCAGGTGCCagcttccctgttttctttctggacCTGCCCCTTAACTTTGACTCTTCCTTTAGTTGCTCAAACACTGCCCTTCTCTAACAGTTCCTGGGACTAGACCCTGACTTGCTGAGGCCCTAATTCCTGGGTGAATTTAACTCTAGGGAGTTGAGTTAAAGCCTTGGTCTATGTCCTAGGGCACCGCAGGTCTAAACTCTTTGTCTTGCTCCAGCTGGTTTGGTCTCCTCCCTTGCCCAGGCCTTACTAAAATTTGGACTTCACTAGCCTGCTAAGGTTGAGGCTCCTCTCTGAGCAGTGGCGCTACCCTGCTTCAGAACCAGCTTCTTGTCTGTGCTTACGTATCCCCACTTTGGATCGTAGAGCGTGGAGAAGCCTCCTTTTGGCTTTGACATAACCAGCGACATggaaggggttttgtttttagagcCTCCTCTTTTTTGCTGACCCTTCTCAAGCTTAAAAGTACACAGGCTTTGTGTGACCCATGTCTGTCATATCAGTACGTGGGAGGCTGGTGCAGGAGgactgtgagcttgaggtcagcatGGCTTCggactgagaccttgtctcaaaaagaaaaaaaaaatctagctatatttttcttttaaatgtatgggtgttttgttatGCCatgtattatttaatatatgtgttttgcctgcgtgtatgtctgtgcaccatgtgtgtgcggTGCCTATAGAGGAGGGTTgtaggatctcctggaactggaataatggacggttgtgagccaccatatagatGTTGGGTATTGAAtcctggtcttctgaaagagcagataGGGCTCttagccatggagccatctttccacccctCCCGAAAACCTAGTTTTAGTTgtatgtagtttttcttttttcttttttgtttttcgagacagagtttctctgtggttttggagcctgacctggaactagctcttgtagaccaggctggtctcgaactcacagagatccagctgcctctgcctcccaagtgctggaattaaaggcatgcgccaccactgcccggctgtgtgTAGTTTTTCTGTGCTGTCTTTTCCAACTGGGCAAGAAGCACCTGCACCCCTTCACTCCACCCCTTCTGCACTCCAGATGGGTTTTGATGGCTTCTTCCTTGGGCGCATTGACTATCAAGATAAAATTGTTCGgcagaagaaactgaagatggaggaggtgtggaggGCCAGTGCCAGCTTGAAGCCCCCAGCTGCCGACCTCTTCACAGGTGAGGAGGTGGAAGGGTAGGGCAGTCACACAAGACCTCAGGCTCAGAAGGGTCCCCGTATGATTTTGTGATATGCTGTGATTATCCtagaatttttaatgatttttgagCTGGGCTCTATGTGTTCTTTTTGTACCAGCCCTTTCTAATTCAGAAGTCTATTCTGGGTGGGTCATGGCAGGCTCTGACCCCAGGGAAGATCTGGGGTGCTGAGTCCAATTTGGTTTACAGGTGTGCTTCCCAATAATTACAACCCTCCGAAGAACCTGTGTTGGGATGTGCTGTGTGCAGACAAACCCATGGTGGAGGATCccaaaagccctgagttcaatgccgTTACTATGGTCAATTACTTCCTGGAGCTGGCCTATTCCCAGGTAACATGGATATCTAGACCATGGTCCATAGCATGTAGGTCCAGAACCTCCAAGGGATTTCCCTTTGGGATTTATTCTTCATTAGATAGATACACAAGGAGCTGGATAAATAGCTCAGCACttcagagcacttactgttcaattatgaaggccagagttcagatcccggCACCCACATAATAAACTAGTCATTCTGACTGCGAACTCCTGTATGAGAGTTATCTGGAGTCCTAGCTCCAAGGAGtgtagagataggaggatcactGGAGCTTCTGAATTTCAGCCTAGCGAAGAAAATGCAAGTTccaagttcagggagagactctgcctcaaaggcATAGGTGGACAATGGTAAGGGGACACCTGACACTCTTCTGATTTGTGCACGTGTGTAGAGGCAAATGCATGCCTCACAAACACGtgtaaatacacagaaaatagagACACATACTTATTTATAccccttatttaaaaaaaaacatgtgggCCAGctatggtggtgtacaccttaaatcccagcactgggggtgggcagaggcaatcagatctctggaagctctgtctcaaaacaaaacgagtaaacaaacaaaaaaagtggaccagtgagaaggctcagtcgataaaggtgtttgctgtccaaacacctgagttcagtttccagaacccacttggtggaaggagagcaatGGCTCCTGGAAACTGTCCTCCAGCCTTCAAGCTGGTGCTGTAAGTGGACACCATAGCATGcgctccctcccctcccaaataaacaggaaggaggaggaggatgcatGAGAGTTTGGTCCAGtcccttggtgtgggaggtccttctgtctatgtgctgcttttattggttaatgaataaagaactgtcttggcctgtgagggcaaaagaacagagctaggtggggaaaa comes from Microtus ochrogaster isolate Prairie Vole_2 unplaced genomic scaffold, MicOch1.0 UNK15, whole genome shotgun sequence and encodes:
- the Wdr83 gene encoding WD repeat domain-containing protein 83; this encodes MAFPEPKPRAPELPQKRLKTLDCGQGAVRAVRFNVDGNYCLTCGSDKTLKLWNPLRGTLLRTYSGHGYEVLDAAGSFDNSHLCSGGGDKTVVLWDVATGQVVRKFRGHAGKVNTVQFNEEATVILSGSIDSSIRCWDCRSRKPEPVQTLDEARDGISSVKVSDHEILAGSVDGRVRRYDLRMGQLFSDYVGSPITCTCFSRDGQCILISSLDSTLRLLDKDTGELLGEYVGHKNQQYKLDCCLSERDTHVVSCSEDGKVFFWDLVEGALALALPVGSSVVQSLAYHPTEPCLLTAMGGSIQYWREETYEAEGGAG
- the Wdr83os gene encoding protein Asterix; protein product: MSTNNMSDPRRPNKVLRYKPPPSECNPALDDPTPDYMNLLGMIFSMCGLMLKLKWCAWVAVYCSFISFANSRSSEDTKQMMSSFMLSISAVVMSYLQNPQPMTPPW